taccacgtacttatacatttgtgactattacagcgccatctatcacaaagcgagaaaagtgctccaactaaagcattcacatttctttacgcaatacacgaatatgtaataaaaaaatgggggttcctattttaaaaaaacgcagttgatatccgtttgacctatggcagcgctatctagcgttctaaccatagcgccatctggtttgccccttcaagctagacgagtttcgttctttgtacttttttatttgacgcttatttcgtgagatatttggtccggtcactatcaatgaagcaCCCTGTATATGTCACAGATCAATTCCCTAGGTCGCATATGAGACGTGCCCATAGTGCTGGACTGAGTTTTGTCGTTGTCGGCAGGTAACGTGCGGTACATCTGGACATCGGGCCGCAAGTGCAACTTCGCTGGCTGCGACAGGGCCGACCTGCAGCCGGCCAACATCAACGGCTGGTTCTGGTCCGGCTCTGGCGCCAAGATCGGCCCCACCAACCAGCGCAACACCGGCGACTGGAGCTACACTGGCGGCTTCGGACAGGCGCAGCCCGACAACCGTGAGGCCGCCCAGGTGAGCTACCCACTCCGTCACTCACTCTCACGCTGGCTACTTACTAATTCTGGCGAGACCATGGGCCCCTCTTACATCTAACTGGACACGCTACGTATGAATATTACATTCATATAACGTCGCAAGTGTTACAAAAAAGTTTACATATGTCGTGCAACACTTAGAAGTGTTGCCAACTGCTCTCAAaagtttggagaaatacaagtgcTAGCCGAGAGGTGGCTTTTATTTCTGTAAACTTTGACGGTTCACGCCCCGCTTAGGCACAGATTCATTCCGGCTGATACTGAAAGTTGTTTTACACGTTCTAAGTTTCAGCAAGTAACtttttcaatgtttttaatttttatttttcgtcgTCTGGACACGTAAAGTAACAGTTCTCAATCTTGTAGTAGTAGTAAAAGTTGTtgttattgtcgttgttgttgttaccgttgttattgttgtgtttgttgttgttgtagtgttcttcattcagcagactggtttgatgtgactctCGGAGTTAGTCTACCCTGCGTAAAGCTCCTCATCTCTGCATAAccactgtaacctacatccatttcaccCTGCTTGCAACAGTGAAGACTTGATCACCCTGTAAAATATTAACCTGCGACACTACCGTCCACTTCCAAATTGAGGATTCGTTGATCCCTTGGGATGTGTCGTATCAGACCACTTTTTTCTCTAATTCTTCTATTCCTTTAATCTTTGATATAGATATGGTAGTGGCAGTAGCCGAAATGTCGTTATAAATAAACACATATATTTTAATTGGTCAAGGAACGACGCGTTCATCACCGGCAGCATTCAAGTAACGACACATGCACCTTGCTTGCAGGATTTCAGTCAATGTGTAGCTGTTAAGCCTCTGTTTACGAAAGATGATAAGAGAGATGCCAGTAACTACCGACGTATTTCACTGCTGTCATCATTTTCGAATATTTTTGAGGAGAtggtgtattctagaatagtatctacCCTTAGCCACAATAGTATACTGAGCAAATTACAGTTTGGGATTCAGAAGACTTGCTCTATAGAGAATGCCATTGTCACAGTCGCTCACCAAATTTTACAcgtattgaataataaaatagcgTCGGTTGGTGTTTTCTGACAACTATCTACGACATTTGACTGTATGGCCACACTACTGTTCTAGATAAATTCAAGTTTTATGAGATTGACGGTATCCTCAATCAATCGGTAATGTCATACCTAACCAAAAAAAGTCATGTTTAGTcataattcaaccaatatagtgcAAGGAAATAATTCTGACTTAGGAGAAATCACATACAGATTTCCCTCAGGCTCGATCTTCAGTCCAAATAGTGTTCTCaacagtatcattgactggttttatgcgaatggcctcaccctcaattttaaaaagatatgacatattcagttctgcacatctaggggtgctacaccaatgataaatgtgtaacctcccaacagtaaaaataatacatagcaTTCACGTTTagtataacctaccaacagataaattctgtaacctatcaataatgaaatgtgactaatctctcaataaaactgtggctcacttataacctttcaataattgactgtgaatataaagtggtaaattttggacgtcagcagtgttgcgtcatggccctgaaaattcattctgaataaattggtaagtcttacctcaatgaagtcgccggataacgcgtataatctgctcctataagaaatttttctggcacagcacagtgcaatgctggccgttagatttgtcatgtatagaaagaaacaactgattcttctttacgataatcgggatgaccatggattgcagaaattagtaaattctttaaattcaaatgaatgattgtcaaaaaagttaattttataaaaaagattattattaaaagattttttaaaacatttacatggatcttgatataacaataatacaaattttgttgtaataaactacatatgcgcgcggctattTTTACCTTAtagtacatcgctcaggcaccaccaTCGCCCCCCACGACCGGCCTCGCGAACTCCACACAGCAGACTGCTAGCTAATACTTACTCGTACTGACacagctcttactgcagccaacactactctctggtctgagattctcttatagcttacatatcgcacgcagcgcgtgagcaatccatcgaaattacatctgctcgagtgcgctagcaataaattccttagccaTGGACGTCTtacaagtgtaacacatggtgtaaATATGGTGGAAAGTTCAAAATTCTtaatgtccatattgatgagaatttaaaatggaaaaagcacattttggaactcataAAACAACTTTGTTGATTCACATTTGCATATAGAATCATTGCAAGTctttgggagagacaaatcagtaagttcagacattttgcattgctcacagacgatgacattgtagAAATCTGTTTCAGAAGTTGGGCATTCTGATTGCTGttccacagtatatttattccatcatgaaatctgttgtaaataatccactacagttcaaaaggaagaatgatgtacataattacagtgccataaggaaaaatgacattcattactccacatgaaGGTTGTTTTTAGCACAAAAGGGGGTTCACaatacagcaacaaaaatttgGGATCACTTATccggtgatataaaatgtctgacagggtgcaaagtaaaatcagaaaaaaatctgaaaaagtttctccttgacaacttcttgtATCCCATAgaaaaatttctgttactgtaatatgTAAAAGATGTTGCGCAGGAATTACTTACTCACAACtgtatatttaaagaaaaagaaaagggaaaaagcTTAGCAGTGTTCAGCATGTAAACATAGCATCAAATTAAATTGTCGTATaattgtaaaatgactcgttccgcaTCAccgcgatttatcgtgcaaaatcatCTAACCAGCCGACTGCGGCAGCGCGCTGAGCTGAGAGTGTGTGCTGTGTTGCAGGGCAACGACGAGTCGTGCCTGTCGATCCTGAACAACTTCTACAACGACGGCGTCAAGTGGCACGACGTGGCCTGCCACCACGTGAAGCCGTTCGTCTGCGAGGACAGCGACGAGCTGCTCAACTTCGTGCGCTCCCGCAACCCCGGCATCCGCCTCTGATCTGatccgcgctctctctctctctctctccttcttttgTATTATTTGTCTATATTATTTAAATACACAATAAactatttttaatatattaacacCGTGTCTTGCAACCCTCACTTGTATTGtatgcattgtatgttaaccggggacctagaaacgacggagaggctccgtccccgccgcagccgcagtggtccacaaccctacgacgactaccgcagtccacccctccaccgccccacaccgtacccagggttattgtgcagttcggcccgcggtggactccccagggaaggtctcacaccagacgagtgtaacccttatgtttgcgtcgtagagtaatggtggtgtacgcgtacgtcgagaacttgtttgcgcagcaatcgccggcattgtgtaactgaggcggaataaggagaaccagcccgcattcgccgaggcagatggaaaaccgcctaaaaaccatccacagactggccggttcaccggacctcgacacaaatccgccgggcggattcgtgacggggaccaggcgctccttcccgcccggaaagccgtgcgttagaccgcacggccaactgggcgggccAACCCTCACTTCCTATGATCCATGTCTGGGGAGCCCTGGAGAGATTTATGGCTTTGCTTCGTCACACTCGTGacgaaattaataaatgaaaaaggcAGGGTACCAGCGTTCGTGTGATAACTCTAAATCATGTGGAAACAGAATAGTTGACTCTTGTCGATGATCACACGCCTACCTACAGCTCTATCATATCTACCTGCAATTTATGAAGTAAATTAGGGTTTACCTGAAAGATCTACCTGTATCCCTGACAGCTCAGCGTGGATCTCGCAAACAACAGCAGGAGTATCAACAGTAGCGTGTTTGAGTGTTAGGGACAGGGGAACACTACAGACATATAACAGTAATGCTACTAAAATTCGTATAGTTATCTCAGACACATGAGAAAAGGCGAGGCGCCTTCAGAGTGTGAGGAAATCCATGAATCCACATTTCTAGATTCTGCTGCCACAAGTTAGCATTCCAGAGAAAAAGACTACATAAAAGCACACAAAGAAAATAACGGTGGGAACTCGTTCCAGCTATTGGGAAAATGTATTGAGAAAGGGTAAATATGTAAGGAATAAGTACGAAGTGACTGGGCCCTCAGATTAATAAGAgagcaattttatttctttttttcagtgtCCAGTCGGgcgtgaaattaaaaccacagtgaaaatccgatgaagctttgcgcagataaGTTGCATAGTGTTTTTACTATGCCTGTCGATCTCGTCACGTCGCACTTTGCACTTCTGAGTGTACAGTGcgtacgtaaagatgcctagaacggTGGTGTCTCCGGCCAAGTGTAAAGTGCGTGCATTAATTCGTAGTCTTCATTCTGAGGATtccgcctgatttgatgcagcccacaaaACGGAACTATCAAGCGTGACAACATAgagcagtaaaatggttcaaatggctctaagcactatgggacttaaacatctgaggtcatcagtcccctagaactacttaaacctaactaacctaaggacatcgcacacatccatgcccgagacaggagtggaacctgcgaccgtagcagcagcgcggttccggactgaagcgcctagaaccactcgggcacaacggccggccataGTGCAGCCACGTTGAAGGAAATTTGAAACAGGATGTACAGACAGTCATGATGCAAgcaatcagggaaggatgggggcgCCAGCCGATGATTTTGGTCAGCGAGTGGATCACGCGATTCGAGAAAATCATCTACGTAGGGTAATTGagaacaagcgaagaggaatgtccttcttcatgtcaatgctcggccacacactgcagctgcaacaaagacgccgctcccgcagcgttttcgatgagaagtaTTTGACCACCCACCGTACAGgctggacttggctccctctgattttcatctctttgctcacaagAATCCCTGGCTATGAGGCCAGCATTCTGGCAGAGACAACGACCTGCAGACGAGCGTAGTGTGTTGGTAGAAATCACAGGCGGCTGCGTTCTATAACGAGAGTATCTTCAAGTAGGTACCACGccgcgacaaatgtctaagtcggagcggcgattatgAAGAGAATTGGCTGCaagatttgtggtgtcaccgccagacaccacacttgctaggtgtagcctttaaatcggccgcggtccgttagtatacgtcggacccgcgtgtcgccactgtcagtgattgcacaccgagcgccgccgcCACCGACTCCCTAGCACtagacccagttgtacagccgactttgctggcgatggttcactgtctacgtacgctctcatttgcagaggcgacagtttagcatagccttcagctacgtcatttgctacgacctagcaaggtgccatattcagttactaaaactacttcaagaatgtattctgaacagataatattgtgactcatgtaccgtcaagagcttcgttcatcattaatggattaaagttaagtatcaaactaattatgtccgctttctgaattctcattccttgtcacgttccagacctcacgtcagtatacttcttccctcctcacgccagcctgcgtgagctaaaacgcgtgcacttcggcctccacttgtaacacggttttggcttctgctaacacaaaaagatTAGTTAAACaacgcaaataaaatatttttttttattttcactgtggtttccatttggcggAACGATCGGAACatgacgaaaaaagaaaagaaaaagaaaaaactagcCCCCGTAGAAACAAGAACGAGGGTAAGTGCGCATGAGTACGTAGCTTACCGCTACACGGGCGTGCTGTTGGTAGGCTGCTTGCAGAACTGGATGCGAGTATTCTTACAGCGATAATGGCAACTGCTTGCGTCTTCTTGAGGTACGACCGGATTACTAACGTGAATTTCCAGTAAACATCAGACTCCTAGGTAATGATTTTCAACTCATGTTGCAACTAAGATGGTGGTAGGCTTCACAATGAGTCGAAACCAATCAGCCGCGACTAGAGCTTCTTAGTTAGCTGGAGATAGCGCTCCATGGGTTTTATTGCCctactcggtgtgcctgccgggaaAAGTATAGTCCGCGCTGCCAACCTTATAGGGGAGTCAGCACTAATCTCTCCTGCTGCGTTAGTGCTGAGTGGCAGGGCCGAACTTAGGTTCTTACGTTGACTAGCGAGACTGGCGCAAATCCAGAAACGTGGCCGAAAAGGTGTTCTTCCGCGACGGCGAGGCCAGGAGGCAAGTTTGAACGCAACGGCTCCTTTCTCTCTTTTTAACGTACCGCACCATGTTGGGAcagttttaataaattgatttCCAGCAGTCTCAAAGTTGCCCAAACCTTCTCATCCTACGCTCCTTATCCTTGGTAGCATTTTGGTCAGTCAGAAACTGAGGGGAGGATTACTTTTGTGGCGCAAATTTGCCCATCATATTTACTAGCTCATTGATTAAACATGCAATCGACCTGTGGATGTCGTCATTTGGTTCGTAACTTCTCATACGGTTGGAATCCgtgattaaaatttatattcactAAATATTTCGAATCTCATCCTTAGTAAGGGCTGGACGAAACGGTTGTTCGGACACCTCCACGCGCATGTGTATGAGATCTAGAAAAATCTCAGGTTCAACCTCTGTTCTAAGAACCTGAAACTCTCACAACTCATCACTAGTCAAAAAGGTACTCTTTTCAGGCAACATGGACTCATCGACGAAAGGACCACAGCTTTTCCCAGCGATTTTCGAAGAATATGATGGCCACTTTTTACTTTTTCGCGAAACACTGCAAGAACAAACATTTTTTGTACAGATCGTTTTATTGTTCCTTAAAATACCTGCATTTGAAATTTATACACTTGTGCGTGCATTCCAACGAGTTTAGTGACATATTGTTTTCTCTGGTGTCACGCCCACAAAAAAAGTTTTGGTTGGTTCAACAGCTTTGTGAGGTGATGAAATCTGCTATCCACATATTTTTGTTTGATACAAAGGTCGTTAACCGACATACCAGTTGAATTCCGGCAATGAGACATTAATTCCATTTTTTATCAGTCAAATAATTGATTTTTTGACGTTATGTGTGATAACTGGCAGTGTTATGATGACGAATCACGTGACGTTATCGGTTGGTTTCCCTGGTTCCATTCATAATTTGCGGAAAAAATATTATATAACATTCATCATTAACTGTTCTTCAATCCTGTAAGGCGACGGTGCGATATGGTCATTACAAGCAGGGAAACAACCGATTATTTTCTTGGGAGTGCTTCTTCGCGAACAAACTACTTTTGTTTCTTTCGCTTCATCTTGGAACCTCAGACAGTTGACTGCTGTTGATATTCCCTCTAATACAAATACATCCGAGTTTGTTTCTTGTTAATGATGTTGTATACAGCTTTTGAATTTACTCGGTCGGATTTTTTGAGCATTTCCTTACACCAACTGACACCAGTCTGTTTCTGAGCTTCGGTGAAATTCTGCAGAATCCATTCGCAGCAGATATTCTGCGCAGCTGAATGATCACGCAACATCGAACTTACTACGATCTTCAGTATGTCTACGGAAGCCTGATCTCGCGGCACGTCGCATGCTGGTGCTCTACAACTATGATATGCACAACATCAATGTTTTATTGAAAAGCAATAATCGGCTGGGTCGATATTTTCAAGAAATTCATAAGCGTTGGAAGCACAGCCGCGACGGAGTACAGCGAACCAATGAATTGTAAAAGTGATCACCAAAAGTTGAACAAAGCGATTCGCAGCATTAATGTGGAGTTAGGCCCTTAGtaaaatcataaaatattttcagaactATTTCTTTAAGTGCTGACTGTAAACAAACAACTTGTTCAATTTCAgagctgtcattgttttaacagttAAAAAAACACCAGTTCTCAATATACAGAAAAAACACAACCAGCAACAGAATAATACATAACAGGTATAATCGTCTCACCGCACAAAAGCAAGTCAGGTTCAGATGTCTCCTACATTGGCTGAACATAATTCCTATGGATAAAGATagctacacacaagaactaaacatgatCAGACACATTGCAACAGGAAATGGGTACAACATAGAAGTAGTAGACAGACTGAAcgctaaaataaaaacaaaactgacaCAAAACTCACACAACAACTTTATGGCACAACGCAGCACTAATGATCATACACCAGAGAACACATAAAGGACACAAGAtgaaaaaacgacaaagaacagGAAAACATACCAGACACTGACatttaacaaacaaaataatgcttataatAAGAAACATTACGAGAAAACAAGGTGGAAACATggcattcagaacaaacaatatgGTACAAAAAAGATTAAGAAACAGTGGCCTACACATCGTCAATAAATTCAGCAAATCAGGTATATACCATAATGTTACTCATAATATGGGTATACTTGGCACTGTCAACTCGACCATCTCTCCTGTGAAGCATTCCAAGACAACaggaacacatccacacacacacagccactgcAGGATCACTAATGAATGTATTTTGGGTTGAATCGAGCATGTTGTGTCCTGTATTCTCGTACTGGACCATCATTAGCTGAGAAAAATACAGATTCGTCAGAATACGTCACATTCTGACAGTCGTGATTGAAAATTTCCTTGACAAACGCTAACTGGTAAAGTCGATGAGTAGTAGAAGAGCGGCCACTCTAGATGACCTTGAACTCAGACTAGAGGTCATTCTGGGAAATTTCATGCAATTGTGCTTGTCATATTCCGCTGACAGCATCAGCATTTCCTCACCTCCAAGGTCATTCCAGGAATCGTGACATCCTGCCATGTGCTGAAGTCAGGGATGGGATGGGCCTCTCCTGCACTTCACCAAATTttgcaagaagcaccctcctccccaaGTGTCCACATTCTGCAGCCAAATAAGGTAAAGTATCTGA
This genomic stretch from Schistocerca cancellata isolate TAMUIC-IGC-003103 chromosome 5, iqSchCanc2.1, whole genome shotgun sequence harbors:
- the LOC126187723 gene encoding uncharacterized protein LOC126187723, which codes for MVRRLLLLVLMAAMGAAQRRLALPDPRSCANRVRHATYRDARGVAHAYFFSWEHGPTRSLEVDWLDARNICRRHCMDAVSLETPQENEFIKQRIARGNVRYIWTSGRKCNFAGCDRADLQPANINGWFWSGSGAKIGPTNQRNTGDWSYTGGFGQAQPDNREAAQGNDESCLSILNNFYNDGVKWHDVACHHVKPFVCEDSDELLNFVRSRNPGIRL